CCCAGTCGATCATGCCTTTGGTGGAGCCTGAGAAATCGGCTTCTTGCACGACTTCGGGCGGACACTCAGGATGGGCAATTACCTGAACTCCGGGCACAGACTGACGGTAAGCGCGAATTTCCTCGGCGGTGAACCGTTCGTGCACTTCACAAGACCCAGCAAAAGTCAGCACTTCAACATCAGTCTGGGCGGCGACATTTCTGGCTAGATACTGATCTGGCACCAACAGCACCCGATCAGAGCCGAGGCTTTCGACAACCTGAACCGCATTTGAGGAGGTGCAGCAAATATCGCATTCTGCCTTCACGTCTGCGGATGTGTTGACATAGGTGACAATTGGCACGCCAGGATATTTGTCCCGCAAGGCGCGCACGTCTGCGGACGTAATTGACGACGCCAACGAACAGCCTGCCGTGGTATCGGGGATCAATACCGTTTTTTCTGGGCAAAGGATCTTGGAGGTTTCGGCCATAAAATGGACGCCGCACTGGATGATGAGGTCCGCATCAGACCGCGCAGCCTCGATCGCCAGCTGAAGGCTGTCACCGCGAATATCTGCCACGCCGTGAAAAATCTCTGGGGTCTGATAGTTGTGGGCCAGAATCACTGCACCGCGTTGTTTCTTCAGTGCATTGATCGCCGCAATGTAAGGTGCATGAAAGGGCCATTC
This window of the uncultured Cohaesibacter sp. genome carries:
- the nadA gene encoding quinolinate synthase NadA; the protein is MMMPGQTATDFATRAPSQAAQERGILPMPELAFTDEVAAETAEIYEKVKHVIPPIEWPFHAPYIAAINALKKQRGAVILAHNYQTPEIFHGVADIRGDSLQLAIEAARSDADLIIQCGVHFMAETSKILCPEKTVLIPDTTAGCSLASSITSADVRALRDKYPGVPIVTYVNTSADVKAECDICCTSSNAVQVVESLGSDRVLLVPDQYLARNVAAQTDVEVLTFAGSCEVHERFTAEEIRAYRQSVPGVQVIAHPECPPEVVQEADFSGSTKGMIDWVKTTRPEKVMMITECSMADNVVSEAPGVEFVRPCNLCPHMKKITLPKILDSLLYMQEEVTVDPLVADKARQAVERMINLKS